TAAGTCGCTATCAACCATGATAGAATTCACCCTAAAGTCGTAAGTTTTATCATAGTAACCGCatcttaaaaatttaaaaatttaaaaattaaaaaaaaaaattctccgcTGCATTGCGGCAAGGGAAAAATTCGAGTGCACGAACACTGAAACAGGCTGAACTCAGGGTGTTATTATTAACATGCCCCTAAACACTTGAACTCAGGGTGTTATTATTAACACACCCCTAAACACTTGAACTCAAGGTGTTACTATTCACacacccctaaaccctaaactgcATGGGCCTCTACTGCTTTTGCTGTGCCTTGGGCCTTCCTGAGGGCATGAGTTTGGGCTGCATCTCTCTACACCTAAAtcgttaattttattttttatttttgttaaatttttgtttttcctatACCACAACACCAAACTATCATCTTTGTATTCTACAAAAtgtatttcaataaaaaaatttcttataATCCAcgttaaaaattttgaaaacaagaATATAAGTATAAACCTAAATCTAAAGGTATTTGAATCTAAATAAAGTAacataggaagaaaaaaaaaaagagagaaaaaaaaatagaaaagtatACGATCGGTAGATACATACCAATTCTCTTTGAAGAAAGTCGCTAGAATTTAGCGACTTCCATCGACACTAGTCGCTAGAACTTACTGACTTCCTTCAAGGAAAGTCGCTATCATCATACCGATCCTCCCcttaaatattttttctttttcagtttttttatttactttttatttatttattcttttggttaatttttctttcatttctctTACTATAACAACAAACTATCATATTCATGTTCTTCAAACTATATTTTTCTGTGCAAAATCTATTATAATTCATATTTAAACACTTGAAATCAACGATTTAGAACCTAAATTTAAagatatttttctatttttcaactttaaaaatcaataaaaaatacttaCGGGACCTAATAAACGGTAGGATCACGTCCAAAGGTCTTCCAATAATTTCCTTAACTATGAcgcaaaatatttcctaaaactaaaattttcaatttttttttcacaaaaactgTGAGTTATTATATAACCCATAGTTTTCCAATCGATTTTGAGAACTTTTACAACATTCGTTATAACTCAAAGTTAGAGTCATTCTACTCGCACCACATGTTTCCTAAATTTAATTTAGATTTTGGACACCAATTCTTGGCGTTGTTGACCAAGTCCTAGGTCAGCTAAATCCAAATAGAGAGATTTTACATTTCATCAATTTAAGGATCTTTACTAAGGATGACTCAAATAAAGATATTCACTCAGGAGAAGTTTATATAAAGAACTAATTTCTATTTAAGTCTATCTTCTTACAGAGTATACACACATATTTATAGGCCGAGGAAGAACTTGAACCTCTCGTAAAACTATCAGGGGACAAAAGACATCTTCCTCTTTTGTTCATTACTTACATAAGATAAGGAGGAATGTCCTTTACATCACAATCAGCTTTACTTTACAATACTCTAGATGAGATTCCTTAATTTACAACATATCAATTATTATTATACGATTCCTCATGTTTGCTTGTCACGTCTTGACTTGTCCCCATCCACCATGCTTCCGCATCCTTTAGTCTCATCCATCATTAGGCCAATATTCAACATCAAGTTCATCTAAGTCATCATATCTTCCCCATGAGATAATTTTGGGACAAATGATACGAGGACGGGGACTCAAACTTTGGCCCAAAAAGAGAGCACACTGCGCTAGCCACTTTGGCTAAGCTGAAGTTGAAGTTTGAGACTGAAGTTTCTTCTTCGTAAAGAATACATGCGGgtttattattttagttaatATCCTTATTAATGATAATTGTGGAAAGATAATTGTGTTTTCAGAACTAGGTCTGTAAACAAGCTGAGTCAAATCGAATATCACTCTAGCTTGTTTAACTTATTTTTTTAGCTCAAGCTAGGGTTGGAAGAATTTTGGAAGGATCTTTCCTACTTGAAATCCAAAACCTGGGAGTTCCACCCAAGACTTTCAAGAACTTTTGCTTTCGGAATCAAAAACTTTAACCTTACATTGGGTCGAACCAGCTTAAAATCGACTCAACCAGAACTACAAGAGCCTCGTACTTTTATGAGAAGTGCCCTAAGAATTACTCTCTTACCTTGTATTTCTTTATTAAGCAGAACCCAgccagataaaaaaaaaaaagaggaaatggCAGAAAATAATGAGagcaaaaaatcaaaattatccCTCAAAATTTACAAGGATGGCAGATAGAACACAACACAGAACAGCATGCCATCTCCGAGCCACGAAGATTCGTGACCTGCAGAATTTGAAAGACAGCATTCAATGTACTGCCATGAACAGAAGAATAGTTGTACAAGAACAGCGAGTTTACCCCTCCAACTCGAAGCATCATATAATACAGGCTTCAACTGCAGTATCTTCATCTAAATTTGCTGCTAGAAAACAGACCTTCAAGCATCCGATCATATATTTCATAATGCTTTGGGTCAGACCTTCTCGGAGACTAGTTTGACGCCcggattaatgaatttagtgttAAACACATCCGCAATACTGCAATGACGAGTTCTGTGATTGTGAAGCCATAAAAAAGTGAGAGCTGTTCACCTTAATCCTCAGTTCTCACCTCTCCAAGTTCAAGTTCATCATCAACGTTAGATGGCTCCACATCTTTTGGCTTAATATAACCATACTTTCTGAGAATCCATAGATTCATACGAATAACATTGCCAAAGAAAACAACCACCATTAAAGTCAACCATGTCCAACCTGATATCTCAGTTACCCTACGTAACACGATCTGCACATTTTCTTCACTAGGTGACATATGACGGAGAGTGATGAAATATGTTACTACTAGTGTTGAGACAGCAACCCACATTATGACCATTTGTATCCACATCCACCTCCTCCGTTTGATAGGTAGCCCGCTAACGAGCAGAAGAATTATGCTTAGGGACGCGAGGAAAGAGATtgtgttaaaaatcattactaGACCATATTCTTTTCCCTGCTTATATGCCATGACAGATGTTCCAACGGTGTGAGGGTTCTCCACAGGGTTGCCATTTTCATCGACTTGCTGGTCATCCTGCCAAACACCTCCCGGAGGGGTTATTGCAGCTTGGAAGGCAACAGTTGCAAGGAGAGATGCCACCACCATCAATGAACTTCTCTTCCTACCAAGCCAATCAGTAGGCTTCTTGTTCTCAGCCGGTTTCATAGACTCACTCACTTTCGAGGACAGCGCTGATCCTCGATGTCTTAGTATCTGACGTTCTTTAGTTGGAGCGTGAACCCAGTCGTGCTCAATGTTACGTAGATCCCTTGCACTTTGAGCCCCAGCACCTCGAAGGAAATCCTCAATCTCCATATCCCTCAAATCTCTAGGACTCTGCATCAGAATGTCTAAAGCCGTAGCGCTGCTTGCATTCAACGCATTCACATTCACTCCGGTTTCAAAAAGCAAGAATTTGATAATCTGCACAAATTCAAAACACCACTTtagtaaagaaaatgaaactaacacacaaattcagTCCCTTTTAAGAGATGTATAATCATGTACAGAAAGTATTTATCAAACACTAATCAGTAGTTTCTAAATGCTACATCTTTATGTTTCTGATACGAACTCgagttgaaaattaaaatgccTTTCGCCTTGGTATGattggaatggataagtttACGTCATGACTAATACATGTTCTACCTTCAACTCCGACAAGATTTGAAATTCGACGTCCATTTCTTGCATCGACGTACATTGAACCTAGTGAATTATTCAATCCAGACAACGAACCAAGCCTAAAGGTAGCTAGCTAAGATCAGTAGCGCTTGAGCGTTAATCAATTAGTAAGttaatatgattaattaatGTGTACCTCGATTAGCTTCTTGGCCACGGCAATATGCAAAACGGTGTTACCATCGCAATCCTTCCAATTCACAAACTCATCATCTTTCCCAACTGCCTTAACCAAAACCTTCAACCCCTCCAACCGATTACGCCCAACGCACAAGTGCAGCGCCGTCTCGCCTCGGTCCGTCAACGCCCGAGTCCACTCACTCCCAACTCCGACCAACTCATCCACCACCTTAACCCGCCCCTTGGCAGCCGCGACGTGGAGCGCCGTCCTCCCGTCTAAGTTCCTCACCGCACACGCCCCAGGATCCGCCAGAACCAGCTCTTTCACTATCTCCACGTGCCCCTTCGCTGCCGCCAGGTGGAGAGGCGTTGACCCCTGCGAGTCCAGCTCGGAGGCCAACTCGGGGTTGCGGCTAAGTAACTCGGTAACAAAAGCCAGGTGACCCAGCAATGAAGCTACGTGAAGCGGCGTCTCGGCGACGCAGGAGACTAAAGCTCTGTCGAGAACAAGTGGGTCCTCTGCGATCAGATCATTAAGCGCCCCCGTATCTCCCGCCATGGCTGCATCCATAAgcttcttctccatcttctcCATCTTCTCCGCTCGTTTTTCTCTTCTGGGTCAGCTGAAAAGTCGTcaagcttcaatcttttgcagcCATGAAGTCGAATAATAATCAGAATTTTATTATTATGATCAAATTACAGATGGtacacattttttattttaacggtggaaaaatttattttgtaagatattaattttttaaaacataTATTTTATCATTTGTATAATGAAATGTGATATATCGTTTGAGATTTCAATGGATGTCGCCGTCTAAAAGCCACTgctgaataaataaataaaatgaaaacctataaacaaaaattaatatgtTTGCATACAAAAATTGACCAAAACGAGTCAAAGTTCAAATTTGATTAGTATTCTaaagagaaagaggaaagagaaTGCCTTGCTATGGTCAAACGTTTTTAGGTGAGGTGGGACGGCACTTGGGACTTTTGGAGTGGAAATTTCCAATTTTGCAAACGAGACGACTTGGAAAATTCTACTATGTTTCGTCTACGTTATAGTTTGAAGTCTTTTATGAttaatatttagtcattaaatcTTTGATTAACAATTTCACcgttaaaatttcaatgtgtaAAAGGCATTTTTATTCGTGTTtgattctttttcatttttatatataatgtCGACTTGAGAAGTAATCAAACacgaataaaaatgaaaaagaatcgAACACgaataaaatgaaaaagaatcgACTTGAGAGGCACACGAGATACGCAGTTTAAAACCATGCGGTCTTCTTGCTCGAGCAATTTCCCTAAGAGCTCCAAGGAGAATGTCAGTCGAGAGCGCTCTCTCGTGTGCGTCGTCCACCATCGCCACACTGTGGCTCTGCAAATCTGCTTCTTCCCCATCGATTATTTCGCCCAGCAACACCGCGTCCGTCATGTATTTGATCACCGagacatcttcttcttcttctccttctccattACTAGTATACTATTAGTAGTATTTTCAGTACTGTTAGGAGGGAGAGAACATGACCATATACTAGTGTATAACTTTTTTTGAGACAAACGATACGAGGATGGGGGCTCAAACTTGGGTGCAGAAGACGAGCACACCGCTCTAGGCACCTTGGCTAAGCCCATGTTTGCTATTGAAGTTTCTTCTTCGTCAAGAATACATGTACGTGGGTTCATTATTTTCGTTGTTATTGTTATTAAGGATAATTGGTGGGaagatggttttgttttttcagaaATAGGTCTGTAAACAAGCCGAGTCAAATCGAATATTGCTTTGGCTTGTCTAACTTTTGTTGAGCTCAAAGCTAGGCTTGGAAGAATCTTTCCTGCTTAGAATCCAAAACCTCGGAGTTCCACTGGAATTTACCCTAAGACTTTCAGGAACTGTTGGTTTCGGAGAAGCGAAAACCTTAACCTCTTACC
This is a stretch of genomic DNA from Malus domestica chromosome 02, GDT2T_hap1. It encodes these proteins:
- the LOC103450847 gene encoding ankyrin repeat-containing protein BDA1-like → MEKMEKKLMDAAMAGDTGALNDLIAEDPLVLDRALVSCVAETPLHVASLLGHLAFVTELLSRNPELASELDSQGSTPLHLAAAKGHVEIVKELVLADPGACAVRNLDGRTALHVAAAKGRVKVVDELVGVGSEWTRALTDRGETALHLCVGRNRLEGLKVLVKAVGKDDEFVNWKDCDGNTVLHIAVAKKLIEIIKFLLFETGVNVNALNASSATALDILMQSPRDLRDMEIEDFLRGAGAQSARDLRNIEHDWVHAPTKERQILRHRGSALSSKVSESMKPAENKKPTDWLGRKRSSLMVVASLLATVAFQAAITPPGGVWQDDQQVDENGNPVENPHTVGTSVMAYKQGKEYGLVMIFNTISFLASLSIILLLVSGLPIKRRRWMWIQMVIMWVAVSTLVVTYFITLRHMSPSEENVQIVLRRVTEISGWTWLTLMVVVFFGNVIRMNLWILRKYGYIKPKDVEPSNVDDELELGEVRTED